TGCCTTGTCTTCTTTGCTCTCGTATTTCACTCCCGTAATGGTATACTCCTGCCTTACAGATTTTGACGTCTTTGAAAAATTCGTCGCCAGCACAGTCAAGCGATTGCTTCCCAGCTTCGACGTGGTGAAATCAATCATGGCCTCCAACGATGTTGGGCAGAATTTGGTTTCGCCCTTCATAGCAGGACTTTCACAATCTTGTAAAGTCTCCTTCATAGCCAGGGCCGTGATGGAATCTGGCGCTATGTTGAGCTCCTTCAACGCTACGGAAAGCTTGTCGGAGGAGAAAGGGATTTCGTCTGCAACGGCGCGTGGAAGAAAATACTTCTGATGAGAATTGGGAATGCTTTCGTGCAGAAAGGTGAGAGGCACTTTGGTTCCGCCTACCAAATCTTTCTCCAGCAGAAGCATGCACAGCGATATGTCCCTTGGCATTTGCGTAATTGCAGCGTAATTGATGCCCGCGACGCACCTCCCAACTCCTTTTGCCTGTTTTTGCGTCCCAACTTTTCTCGGAGGCATCCCCACGTTCACCTTCACTCCTCCCTTGCCCACGTTCACCTCCACTTTCTCATCGTTGGCTGAGATGAGTTCCTTCAGAGCTTCTGGCATGGGTGTTGTGGGCAGCTTCTCGTGCCAGTACGCCATACTCGGAGTCCAAGAGACCCTTTCACCCTGCAAATGCGCCGCTCGGATAGCTGCTACTGACTGTCAATTCCAAACAACAAAAAACTCATAAGCAAGCTAGCAAAGAAAAATTGTTTAGATTCGAGTCAAATTAATTACAAACTATATGAACTTTCTTGAGAAAGCATACAATAAGAAGAATGAAACTAGTTAGAATTCCCATCTTGTGAAAGACACCAAGTTCAATGATTCAGACATACCAAGTGAGAGAGGACTTTGTCCATATAAATACTGAGCTTAAGACGAGGGAAGCCGCCATTGTGGATGCAGGCATACCATACATGCATATGCATGCCCATATCTCAAATCATTTCATCCTATTTGTATTGTGGGACATTTTGATATTATCTAGTTTTACTAAGATATTTCTATGCACTCTTACTTTTATTTGagctttatttattaaaaaaaaaatatttatagttTTAGCAGCACGACTCTTttgaaaagatatatatatttttataactttaagatagaaaatattttattttttccatAATGTTATTTTGAATAGTTATTAGTTgtatattttttcaaattataaatagacATGAGGTGGCATATGTGGAAGATATCAGATCAGATCGTATGCTACATTGGTTTACAGTGTCGACCAACTTTAGGCAACTTCAAAAATATCAACGTCCATATCAGCTGATGAAGCGGGAGCCACCTTATTGATAATCACGGGCTAGAATTCAGTAACATTATTTTCTCTcacttgcaaaattgaaaagcAACGCTATCAAAGTAAAGTTATCAGATTAATCACAAATTACGTGAATTCTTTTTTCTGTTTTTTCggtgatctgaattattttgtcaattcaaaggacaatacccaaagcagaatttgtggtattgtaaacacataacaaatcatataaaatttcatttcattgaaaatatataagaaccatacaatttttggcaaattctgtgaaagagagttgtgtgcccttgaatccatcccatttgggcaaactctataaaagagagttgtatgcctagaatctatccaatttgggcaaactctgtaaaagagagttgtatgcccgagcctgtacaatttaggcaatcttgtgaaggagcgtatgcctataactctgtaactctataactctccaactccttgcaattggattcgaattgggcttatttataagctttcaaagaagct
The nucleotide sequence above comes from Cryptomeria japonica unplaced genomic scaffold, Sugi_1.0 HiC_scaffold_12, whole genome shotgun sequence. Encoded proteins:
- the LOC131860462 gene encoding BURP domain-containing protein 5-like — encoded protein: MGGSEAWIKLATLLREMEDCEMEKYGWVEEEGIEACWRIYVIGLDIDMEAKKEEGGMETMSTDATSAIDWSVAAIRAAHLQGERVSWTPSMAYWHEKLPTTPMPEALKELISANDEKVEVNVGKGGVKVNVGMPPRKVGTQKQAKGVGRCVAGINYAAITQMPRDISLCMLLLEKDLVGGTKVPLTFLHESIPNSHQKYFLPRAVADEIPFSSDKLSVALKELNIAPDSITALAMKETLQDCESPAMKGETKFCPTSLEAMIDFTTSKLGSNRLTVLATNFSKTSKSVRQEYTITGVKYESKEDKAVYYCHSSQYPYAVYLCHDLQGTRTARVWVKGEDGSTVEAAAICHTKTSSWNPDNMVFQVLNVKPGAASICHLARQGDVLWLTAD